The Coffea arabica cultivar ET-39 chromosome 2c, Coffea Arabica ET-39 HiFi, whole genome shotgun sequence genome includes the window tTAAGCTGGTTTAATGGTAGGATAAATTGATAACAAGATTATAGTTTATGGGGGTAaggtgataataattttaacggTTAAACATGTCTTATCACTTAGATTAATAAATTCCGTTAAATTTGATCATTAGTCTTGAgggtaaaatgactaaaaaataacgttaagggggaaattgatagtaAGACCCAATGTTGAGGGGGTatagtaaagtgataataaccctaaataaaaaggaattcattttacaaattttagttgcacaaaaattaactaaattacatgaaacaaaaccaaccaaatggATGCACTTATTTTTAATTCCACTATTTTTAACTTAAATTAGAAAATCCCTTTCATAATTTCCCTACTTTGTTAGTTTTCCATATGAAAAAAACTCCAACTTTGGTTTCCATATGgcatcaaaactggaaaacagaTATGTACAACAACAATTGTAGGCCTACACAGGAAGGGTGAAGAAACAAGAGTGAGAAACCCTAGTAATGTGGAACCATCTGAATTAAACTGCTAAAGAAGGTGAACAACAGACAATGAAAACCTTGATCGTatattcttggttttggtttacAATTTCCCACACCAATATGCATTTGATTATAAGGATGCTGAATATTTTAATCTTATCAAGTGAAACACTAAGTGTTTTCCTTTGCCGCATGCCTGTGACTGCTATGAAacttttttatcaaatattgaTCTATACATGCCATAAGTAACTTGTAAATTTTATTCAAGATTTGATTTCTTTGTAATGTAGTTCATAAATACTTGTGTAAATTTCgcattcattcttttttctagtcGGAGTACATAATCATGGGCCTAGAAGTATTTAGTTGTGAAGGTTTCAGTTACAAATCTAACCATAATACCTGTTACTTTCAAGATCTCTCAATATGAAAGAAACACAGAAAAATGCTTCACCCAAGATTGGCCTTGGAGGAATGGCAAGAAATTCTTATTCGAAATGTGAGAAAACGCTTTGATGGTACATGTTTATTCCAAAAAGCCTTCAGTGCACAATGAAGTCagtctagttttgtttctttgtttattAGCAAATGAGTTCTCAAACTCCTCTTGATTAACTTGAATCTCTGTTGCGGCTAAATAGACTGTTGAAAGTGAAATCCTCGCAATGTCTTCACAAATTGGACAACAGCCTTGGCTACATTTGATGCTGCAAGAGGGCCAAACAGACGAATAGTATTGTCTCCATCTTGTGCTCCAGCTAAATCTGACAGTCCTCGTATGACAATTACCTTGAAGCCATTCGATAAACATGTCTGCAATTCCAGAAAACATGAACATAACAAGTTATCTTGACTAGTAATTATGCGCCCCGAGTTTCTAAGCAGATATATTCTTCAGATTAGTTTTGGTGCGAGGCGTTTACCATGACTATGACTGCACTCTCCATATCAAGTGATGAAACATGAAAAGTTGTATAGAGGAACTCCCTGTAAGCTGCATTGTCCACAAAAATGTTGGCAGTTGCGCCATTCAGTCCAACAACTACCTTGGGCTTTTCAGGAAGGCACAAGCTCGAGTTCACGCACTGTTCCAGCGCCATCCCCTGTATTAGTGAAAATGCATCCATTAGATTCAAGGGCTAGTTGAAGACAActtaagaggaaaaaaaatgttttaggCAGCAGCAATTAGCTGGCTGCAAAGCGAATGAGGATGTTACGTATTAGCGATAAGCAACCCACCTCCAGACTAGAAGATACTTCTAGCCAATTCTGACTTGTCTGAAACCAAAGTGTTCTTTCAGGAGCATTAGGCTTTCCTGACTTAAGAGTAGAAGAACTCCGTCCAATACCCAATGCTCCCCAACTCATTGTCTCCTCCATTGGGAACATCACAGCTTCCAAAGTCCAGTTCAGCAACATCATTTGTCGGTATTGTTGCCTTGAATTtctgcaaaatgaagagattgtaCGCAAATAAACTCGTAGTCTGCATATACTGAGGCAGGAAATGAGCCAAATGATTATTACCACCCAGTCCCATAACCCTGTTTGAGCAAACTGCTTAGGGATGATGACATCTCCCATGGACATGGAACAGTTAACATTGCCTGCAATGCCAAAGTTTACAATTCCAATCATGCGAAAGACATCCAACATCTGTTGTGTTGCAGCTGCAGCATTCACCTGGGCGTACTACAATTAGACATTTCTTGAGGTAGTACTACTTAACAGAAAAAAAACAATGGCcgaaatagaaaaattctttaTTGCCAGCAAATCCTTCAGTGATTAACAGAAAAAATCCTTCAGTGATTATCAACATGAATAGCTGAGCAAATGAAAATGATTTTGCCAGCACTGAAGCTCTTAAGCAAGCAGTATCTTTGCTTACGCGTTAAATACTTCTGTCCAACCTTACCGATCAACTCAACTTTATGATTTGTGAACTAGATTGGCCAGTGAACTAAAACACCATAGTTGCTGATCACAAATCATAACAACTACAAGCAACTATCTGTAATAACCAGACCAGAAGAATGTGAAATGAACCTACCATTCCCACTCCACATCTTACATAAATGACTTTTGATCCTTCTATGCTCCCTACGCGAAACCGCCTCCCTGTAAGAAACCAAccaccattttcaatcatcataaacgATACACTTGCTCTCTTAGTACCATATTGAAGCGTATGTATTGGGGATTGATCATGTACCTGACAAATTCACAAAAGGGTGCTTCGGGTTATGCTTGAAGGCACCAGTAGCGAAAAAAGCATCTTCTTCTGGGCTATAAACCGTAATAAGACCAAGATAAGGTCGCATTTTTTTTAAGAGTGTTAGTGCTGTCCTTCACAGTCAGCAAATAATCTTCATTTGTCAAAGTTGAGAAGCGTTCTTAGGCACGTTTGTCAGTAGTTTCACAGTTCAAGACTTTAATGTAATTCGGGTCCAATATGGCATCGGCCAAAATTTAGACATtgtaattgaaacatttaaaaacccttttcaaGCTCTAGGAAGTACGAAGCACGTACAAATCTGCCATCatttttttggtaaaatggtACGTCAATAGTTGAATTTTGCCTTGCTTTTGTGTACCATTATTATTCTaatagagtaaatcttatatacaataATGGTATATATATTATCACTGTTGAATATATGAcatatatgcaaaatttgagtttcaaattcaaattcggatTACGTGTCATGCATCTAATTATAAAAGTGCGTACACTGCcagtgtatagaagattaatcttTATTAATAACTTAAAATTATTCCTTGGACCAACTCATGTTAATAGCAAATCTAATTGTTTAGGCACTGGTTTAGCTCAATTTCCTGTTTGAACAAAACTACCACACTTAGAATCAAAAAGAATTTACTACATTGAAATGTGCGAAAGGGGTTGTCTCATTTTCGCTTGAAATAGAATTTGGCAACTTAAAATGAGGGTAAAGAGAATGTTAATTCTAGATGTGAATCTGTGCCTTATTACCTCTAGCATGGAAGCGATTTGCAGCAAATTCTTGGACGCCTCGAACCAAAGTTTTCTTTCAGGAGTATCAGGCTTTCCTGTCTCGGAAAAGAAGTACTCACTCCAATAAGCCACGAGACCCAACTGATTATATCCGCCAGCGGGAATGTGATAGCTTGCGAACTCTAGCTCAGCAGCATCAGTATCTGGATGTGTTGCTACCTTGGGTTTCTGTAGTATGCATGCATGCCCAGATGAAGATACATACAAAAATGTAATTCCttgaatattgaaaaaaaaaaaaagaaacacgtTCAATACTTTTGAAGCAAGGAAAGGACTAAAATTTTTTCCACTtcacaataaaataaataaataaagaaaatgaggaATTCAGTTGCACCATCAGGTATTTAGGCTTTCATTAATTGGAGCCGCTGTCTACAGTCTACTGCATATGGAGGGAGGAGAAAACCATCATCCAGATCCAAAAGACAACTGATTCTTAAGCCTTGCTTGCAAATTTCAGTAATTAGCacatttttcacattttttctcACATTTTTTTCGTAAGTGAGAGGTCATGAATCTAGGTGCTTCTACTTGTCATTCCTCCCATCTTACAATACAATCCAACCCTTCCCTCTCTAGCATTTTGATTCCTGAGGATGGTTATTCCAGCTCGGGTATCCCGAGGTCTCGCCCAGTAATATCTCTTGAAGCGCCACCTCGGCGGTTATCAGTTGGGGTGACATCCACCTCATTACCGTCTCGACTAACATCCGTAGCCGAGGTGACACCAGGGCATCCGACAATTGTAGAGAGGTGAGATGTGACCTCTGACACCCCTGACACCTCCGACGCTTGACGGAAAGCTGCTCTGACACGCCGTCTGAACCTGACGGATGTCCCATCACGTCCTTTCATAGAGATCAGTCAAGTCCATCAGATGCAATGACCATATCAGATCTTTAGGGACCCGTGCTGGCAGTCCCTCTCTCCTATCCGTCTTCTATAAATACTCAACACCTTTACTGAGAAGGGGCATGACCAATTTTCTGGTAACACACTACTCCCTTCTATTACACTATCTCTTCATAACCGAACTAACTTGAGTTTCGGAGTTATAACAGGGGATCCAGCCCCTCTTTCAACCTAAGCAGGTGACCTCGTCCAAGAGAACTGCCCAGGATAAAAATACTTCTCTAGTGCGGGTGACTCACTCCAACGGGAcgaaaatcacctcttcaattggcgccgtctgtgggaacccGAAGACATCAGAATATGAAGCCTGCGCGTTCAAGGAGCCGAAAAGCTCTCACTATTGGGGCTGAGCAAAGCAACGCAGCCCACCAGGAAGACATCTCTGAAGGGCAGGAGTCCCCAAGGACTCAACCCGCCAACGAAGAAGCCATAACCCGTATGGCCGAGTTTGTAAACGAAAACCCCAACATCTTTGAGGAGTTGGGTAGGTACCTTAAGAGGCAAGACAAACAGAAGGCTGAATCCTCTAAAAGGAAGTCGGATGGATCTCCTGAAAACTCATCTGAAGAGGAGTCGGATGGGAGGCGCCTAAGCCGAAGTGCCTCAAAACGGGCATTCTCCAAGACCACCTCTAAGGTAGCCTCATTGACAAAGGCCTTTTCCCGAGGACTCTTGGGACGGCGACCTGAGGAAGAACCTCGGCCCCTGGGAATACCCGGGGTGAATTACATGAGGGCTTCACCCTTCACTGATGACATCAATTAGGAAAGGCTTCTTCCAAATTTCAAGCTCCCCGCGATACCGTCTTATGACGGCCGAGGTGATCCTGAGAATCACATTCACGCCTTCATCTCGGCCTTCCGCTTATACTGCATCCCTGACCCTGTCATCTGCCGGGCTTTCCCAGTGTTCCTCCAGGGGACTGCTCGAAAATGGTTCTGAAGATTAGAACCTAGGAGCATTTCAACCCTGGGAGAATTGGTGGAGAGATTTCTCCATCGGTTCATCTCCTCCCGACCTACGACCCGGACCTCAACTTACTTGCTGAACCTGCAGCAGAATTCGGGAGAGTCACTTCGGTCGTATGTCCAGAGGTTTCATGATGAGAGTGTACAGATACCTGACCCCAATGAGCAGGTTACCATCGCTGCCTTTACCCATGGGCTCGTCTCCGGAGTGTTCAACacgaaaattcacaaaaaatatcCCCGCACTCTCCACGAGCTGTGGTTAAAGGTCGAGAAGGGCATACAAGCTGAAGACCTCAACCGCATGAAGAAGGAGATCCAAGCCACCCGCCCAAAGGCTGACCCTCGAAGGGGGAAAGATGTTGGCCGAAGTGAAGCCGGGACAGGGAGTACTTTCCAAAGTCCTGGCCGAAATCGCCGCAGCATGTTCGACAGGATTTCCAAGGGGAAAACATTCATCCCTGAGTCCGAACTGACTCCCTTGAACACCACTCGATCTCGGGTGTTGTCCGTAATAGAACAGAACAATCTCGGGAAAGCACCTCCCAAGATGTACGGCAGCAGGGATAAGAGGAACTCGAACCTCTACTGCCTATACCATCGAGATATAGGGCATGAAACCGAGGACTGCAACGATCTCAAGAGGGAGATCGAGAACCTCATCCGACAAGGACACTTGAAGCAGTTCATCCGCCGAGGTGGAGGTCATCAGTGTGACGAAAACCGACGTGATAGACGAGGTGACCAACGCCGAGACGAGAGGCGGACGTCAAGAAGCAGCTGCTGGCCTCCTGAGGATCCTAGGGAGACAAAAAGGCCTCCCCGAGATGGATCTTCAGGCCAGGGGCTAGGGTATGGGCCAAACATTGCCGGAATCATTAACACTATTGCCGGAGGTCCGACGGGAAGAGATAGCCAGAACTCCCGGAAGAAAACCTACAGGCAAGCTAACCCGGATCAGGTAGAGTCGAGTTCTCGCCTATCCGAAGTCATTTCCTATGGCCCTACCGATCCTGTCCCAGCCGCCTCGAGTAGCCACGAGGCACTAATAATCGAGGTGCTCGCTAACAATTACATCGTTAAGAAAGTTTACATTAACCCCGAGAGTTCGGTAGATGTCATGTATCTCCGCACTTTTGAGAGTCTTAAGTTGGCTAGGGAGCACATGACTCCGGTGCGGACTCCCCTTGTAGGGTTTGGGGGACACATCGTCCACCCCGAGGGAATTGTGACCCTGACGGTGACCGTGGGGCACCACCCCCGCTGCCGAACTATCCCTGTGAACTTTGTGGTGGTTAAGGCCGACTCCCCATACAACTTGCTCTTAGGTCGACCCACTCTTAATGCTCTGCGGGCGGTGTACTACACCTACcacttgagtttcaaatttcctACCATCGCGGGAATCGCCGAGGTCAGTAGCGACGTCTGCGCTGCTCGGGAGTGTTACCTCGCCACCTTACAAGCAGCCTCCACATCGACCGCCGATGTGAGACCCGAGAAGAGGTCAAGTATTCTCTCGATAGATTGTATTGATTCTCAGCAACCCGAGAAGATCCCAAGGCTGGAAACTGGGGATGAGGTGGAAGAGATTCCCCTGGACCCCACGAAACCTGATCGGATGGTTCGCGTCGGCACTTAACTGCCGGGCCCGATTAAAAGAGGTATGGTGGATCTCCTCAGAGAGTATCGGGACGTCTTCGCTCGGGTCGCAGATGAGGTTCAAGGAGTTCCGCACCACCTCATGATACATGAGCTGAATGTCGACCCCAAAGTCCGCCCggttaaacagaaaagaaggCACCTCGGTCCTGAGCGCAGCCGAGCTGTGCATGGCGAAGTGGACAAACTCCTGCCCGCGAAGATAATCCGAGAGGTCCAATATCCAACATGGTTATCTAACCCAGTCATGGTCAAGAAGGACATCGAAACTTGGAGAATGTGCGTCGACTTCACCGATCTCAACAAAGCTTGTCCCAAGGACTGCTACCCATTGCCCAAGGTCGACATCTTGGTGGAATCGGCGATGGGTTATGAGGTCCTTTGCTTTTTTGATGCCTTCAAGGGGTATCACCAGATCGGAATGAGTCCAGAAAATCAGGAGAAAATTGCCTTCTACACTAACTAGGCATATATTGTTACACCACCATGCCTTTCGGACTGAAGAACGCCGGGGTTACGTATCAACGCTTGGTTAACCAAGCTTTTAAATCTCAGATCGGCAGGATTGTCGAAACCTACGTAGATGATATCCTTCTCAAGAGCCACACGACCTCCACATTCCTTTCCGACCTAAAAGAAGTCCTGAAAGTCCTTCGGGAGACGCGAATGATGCTAAACCCCAAGAAATGTGTTTTCGGGGTCACTACGGGGAAGTTCTTGGGCTATCTCGTCTCCAGACGGGGTATTGAAACAAATCCGGACAAGGTAAGGGCAATCCAAGAAATGTCTCCACCTCGATGTGTCCGCGACATCCAGAGGCTGACAGGGCGGTTGGTCGCCTTGAACCGGTTCTTATCGCAATCAGCCTCCAAGGCACTGCCatttttcaaagttctcaagaaGGCCGACAACTTTTCCTGGACTAAAGAGTGTCAACAGACGTTTGAGCATCTAAAGGAATACCTCAACCACCTCCCAACACTCACCTCACCTCGCTCGGGGGATAAGTTATTCTTGTACCTATCTGCTGCAGCCGAAACTGTAAGTGTCGTGCTGATAAGGGAGGAAGGTGTACAAATGCCTGTTTATTATGACAGCCAAGTCCTCCGAGGTCCGGAGACCAGATACACTCAGGCGAAAAAGCTTGTGCTGGCCTTAATCCATGCAGCTCGTAGGCTGAAACCATACTTCTTAGCCCACCACGTTAGCTTGAGGACTGACCAACCAATTCGGCAAGTCTTATCACGGCCAGAGGCTTCTGGACGCCTTACTAAGTGGGCCATTGAGTTGGGGGAGTACGACTTATCTTACGAGCCTTGTACGACAATCAAAGCTCAGGCCCTCGCGGACTTCCTAGCCGAGCTCACTTTTGATGAGATGAATAAAGCCACCCCGGCCACTACCCAGGTTACTACCCCGTCTACCGTCGAGCCTCAACGCTGGACTTTGCATGTGGACGGTTCGTAGTGGGGCAGGCTTACTTCTCGAAAACCCCCAAGGAGAGGTGTGCTCGTACGCCCTGAGATTTGACTTCGCTGCCTCCAACAATGAAGTCGAATACGAGGCTGTCATTGCCGGCCTACAACTAACTCGAAAACTCGGGGGCCGCACACATCTTGATCTATAGTGACTCCCAACTCGTCGTGTGTCAAATACTAGGTGAATACGAGGCCAGGGAAGAGGTGATGCATCGTTACCTCTCCAAGGTCCTCCAGCTGGCGACACACTTCGAGTCTTTTGAAATCCAAAGAATACCGCGGTCACAAAACAGAAGGGCTGACGCCCTCTCCCGGCTTGCTTCTACCTCTTTCTCCGACCTGAACAAGACGGTTCTCGTAAAAGTTCTAACCGAGTTAGGATATATAGCTGAGGTCGTGTACCCCGTCTACCCTGGGGATACCTGGATGGGGCCCCTGACTCGATTTCTCAGCCAAGGTGAGCTCCCGGAAGACCGAGATGAATCACAGAAGTTTCAACGAAAAGCAGCTCGGTACACCCTCCGACAAGGCCTTTTGTAAAAGAGGTCTTATCTCGACCCCTGGTTGCGATGTATCACGCCGGAGGAAGGTGAGAGAATCCTCCAAGACATACATGAAAGACTTTGTGGTGCTCACGTCGGCTACAGGATGCTTGTTAAGAAAGCTTTATTGCTTGGGTACTTCTGGCCGACCATGAGGGTAGATGCCCAGGTCATGGTTCTTAGTTGCCCCTCCTGTCAGCACCACGCCCCTGAACACCACCAGCTGACCAACCTTATGATACCCATCACCTCGCCGTGGCCATTCGAGCAATGGAAAACTGATATAATCGGCACATTCCCCAGGGCTCCAGGCAACTATGCCTACGTGGTGGTAGCAGTGGACTATTTCACCAAATGGGTTGAGACCGAGCCCCTGAGAAGCATCACCGGGGCTGCTGttcaaaaattcttttggaaGAACGTGGTTTGTCGCTTCGGCCTGCCCCGAGTGGTCATTTCGAATAATAGCAGGCAGTTCGCGGATAATCCTTTCAAGGCGTGGTGTGAAACTTTGGGGATTCAACAACATTTCACTTCGGTTGGACACCCTCAGGCAAATGGACAAGCCGAAAACTTCAATCGAACTCTCCTCCATGGACTCAAGACCAGGCTACACCGGGCTGGATAGTCATGGATGGAAGAGCTCCCCAGCGTGCTGTGGTCCTACCGAACCACGCCGAGGTCAGCAACCCAAGAAACCCCGTTTTCCCTAACTTATGGGTTCGAGGCTGTCGTCCCAGCCGAATTCATTACCTCGAGTCCACGAATGGTCGCATATGCTGCCGAAGTCAATGAAGAAGAACGGCGAGTTGACCTCGACCTCGCCGAGGAGAAGCGTGATATGGCCATGGCCAAAGTCGCTATTTACAAAAATATCCTAACTGGTTACTACAATGCTCGGGTCAAGCACTTGCGGTTCAATCCGGGAGACCTTGTTCTCCGGAAGAACTCAGTTAGCCGAACTGAACCTCAGGAAAAGTTAAATCCCAAGTGGGA containing:
- the LOC113723842 gene encoding uncharacterized protein produces the protein MTAEVILRITFTPSSRPSAYTASLTLLEPRSISTLGELVERFLHRFISSRPTTRTSTYLLNLQQNSGESLRSYVQRFHDESVQIPDPNEQVTIAAFTHGLVSGVFNTKIHKKYPRTLHELWLKVEKGIQAEDLNRMKKEIQATRPKADPRRGKDVGRSEAGTGSTFQSPGRNRRSMFDRISKGKTFIPESELTPLNTTRSRVLSVIEQNNLGKAPPKMYGSRDKRNSNLYCLYHRDIGHETEDCNDLKREIENLIRQGHLKQFIRRGGGHQCDENRRDRRGDQRRDERRTSRSSCWPPEDPRETKRPPRDGSSGQGLGYGPNIAGIINTIAGGPTGRDSQNSRKKTYRQANPDQVESSSRLSEVISYGPTDPVPAASSSHEALIIEVLANNYIVKKVYINPESSVDVMYLRTFESLKLAREHMTPVRTPLVGFGGHIVHPEGIVTLTVTVGHHPRCRTIPVNFVVVKADSPYNLLLGRPTLNALRAVYYTYHLSFKFPTIAGIAEVSSDVCAARECYLATLQAASTSTADVRPEKRSSILSIDCIDSQQPEKIPRLETGDEVEEIPLDPTKPDRMVRVGT
- the LOC113723844 gene encoding uncharacterized protein, with the translated sequence MEELPSVLWSYRTTPRSATQETPFSLTYGFEAVVPAEFITSSPRMVAYAAEVNEEERRVDLDLAEEKRDMAMAKVAIYKNILTGYYNARVKHLRFNPGDLVLRKNSVSRTEPQEKLNPKWEGPYCVVESSQNGYCKLAYRNDSRVP